Proteins from a genomic interval of Pseudomonas versuta:
- the bamE gene encoding outer membrane protein assembly factor BamE domain-containing protein, whose translation MKLRSLAMLSFCVLLAACSKVNQENYSKLSAGMTKAEVEKLLGSPTDCSGALGMSSCTWGDKTSFISVQYAGDKVLIFSGQGLK comes from the coding sequence ATGAAGTTGCGTTCTCTGGCAATGTTGTCGTTTTGCGTATTGCTGGCGGCATGCAGCAAGGTCAACCAGGAAAACTACTCAAAACTGTCGGCCGGCATGACCAAGGCCGAGGTAGAGAAGTTGTTGGGTAGCCCAACCGATTGTTCCGGTGCACTGGGTATGTCGAGCTGCACCTGGGGTGATAAAACCAGCTTTATCAGCGTGCAATACGCTGGCGATAAAGTGCTGATTTTTTCCGGGCAAGGTCTTAAGTAA
- a CDS encoding lipocalin family protein, with translation MKGLLATFGAALLLAGCSTSDNSLAPKTVESVDLKRYQGTWYEQARLPMFFQRNCVQSEAHYSLKPDGNVAVLNRCQTAEGEWEEAKGTATPQVAGKTDKLWVEFDNWVSAVLPGVTKGDYWVLYLGDGYSTALVGNPDRRYLWLLSRKPQIDQQTREELLSKAQQQGYDTTRLIWRTPDADMPKGTK, from the coding sequence ATGAAAGGTCTTTTAGCCACGTTCGGCGCTGCACTGCTGTTAGCCGGATGCAGCACCTCCGACAATTCGCTGGCCCCCAAAACCGTCGAAAGCGTTGATCTCAAACGTTATCAGGGTACCTGGTATGAGCAGGCGAGATTGCCAATGTTCTTCCAGCGTAACTGCGTGCAATCCGAGGCGCACTACAGCCTCAAGCCGGACGGCAACGTGGCGGTACTGAACCGTTGCCAGACCGCTGAAGGCGAGTGGGAAGAGGCCAAGGGTACGGCTACGCCTCAGGTTGCGGGTAAAACCGACAAACTGTGGGTCGAGTTCGATAACTGGGTGTCAGCGGTGCTACCGGGGGTGACCAAGGGCGATTACTGGGTGTTGTACCTGGGCGATGGCTACAGCACGGCGCTAGTGGGTAATCCTGATCGGCGTTATTTGTGGCTGCTGTCACGCAAGCCGCAGATTGATCAGCAAACCCGGGAGGAGTTGCTGAGCAAGGCTCAACAACAGGGGTATGACACCACGCGACTGATTTGGCGAACGCCAGACGCGGACATGCCCAAAGGCACGAAGTAG
- a CDS encoding inorganic triphosphatase, translating to MQKETEIKLRVSRETLAALREHPLLKKRNKSGWESRELLNQYFDTPERDLAKAKVALRLRRDGEEVIQTLKTRGQSIAGLSERNEYDWKLPKAKLDTKKLDGECWPEELAELDKKTLKPIFTTDFVRERAEISWGRGKAKVVIEAALDLGHVIAGKQKEEICELELELREGEPSALLELAAELAEKLALMPCDISKAERGYRLFDANSYAVSLPAPVLTPQTPLDDAFAALAWHLLGSSQRLAEQYRFNGHWRLLQDWVQQLTDLRALVSSLGQAAPRQSTSALRAELDALLEDWRPLVQIGQDDEDVRKAAPEQFLEELEDPRWGQFSLNTSRWLMGRSWTIDRGTTRGNRQGAAQLASWLPRLLSDEAIALRLNRYQQQPEDLAEQLPRIERIQAWLRLARNVLEIPEVDRLYGELNKLQELANQPISEDAESNDLLLNARKQQAIAVYQNRAWKTLLRA from the coding sequence ATGCAAAAAGAAACCGAAATCAAACTGCGCGTCAGCCGCGAAACCCTCGCCGCCTTGCGCGAGCACCCACTGCTGAAAAAGCGCAACAAAAGTGGCTGGGAAAGCCGTGAGTTGTTAAACCAGTACTTCGACACACCTGAGCGCGACCTGGCCAAGGCCAAAGTTGCCCTGCGCCTGCGCCGCGATGGCGAAGAAGTGATCCAGACCCTCAAGACCCGCGGCCAGAGCATTGCCGGCCTGTCGGAGCGTAACGAGTACGACTGGAAGCTGCCTAAAGCCAAGCTCGATACCAAAAAACTCGACGGCGAATGCTGGCCCGAAGAGTTGGCCGAGCTGGACAAGAAAACCCTGAAACCAATCTTCACCACCGATTTTGTCCGCGAGCGCGCAGAAATTTCGTGGGGCCGCGGCAAGGCCAAAGTCGTGATCGAAGCGGCGCTGGATCTTGGCCACGTGATTGCGGGCAAGCAGAAAGAAGAAATCTGCGAGCTGGAACTCGAACTGCGCGAAGGCGAACCGTCTGCGTTGCTGGAACTGGCAGCCGAGCTGGCCGAGAAGCTGGCCCTGATGCCATGCGATATCAGCAAGGCCGAGCGCGGCTATCGCCTGTTCGATGCCAACAGCTATGCCGTCAGCCTGCCGGCACCTGTTTTGACCCCGCAAACACCGCTGGACGACGCCTTTGCCGCGCTGGCCTGGCACTTGCTGGGCAGCAGCCAGCGCCTGGCCGAACAGTACCGCTTCAATGGCCACTGGCGTTTGTTGCAAGACTGGGTTCAACAACTGACTGACCTGCGTGCCCTGGTCAGCAGCCTGGGTCAGGCCGCGCCACGCCAATCCACCAGCGCGCTGCGCGCAGAGCTCGATGCCTTGCTTGAAGACTGGCGCCCGCTGGTACAAATCGGCCAGGACGACGAAGACGTGCGTAAAGCCGCTCCCGAGCAGTTCCTGGAAGAGCTGGAAGACCCACGCTGGGGCCAGTTCTCGCTGAACACCTCACGCTGGTTGATGGGTCGCAGCTGGACCATTGATCGCGGCACCACCCGTGGCAATCGCCAGGGTGCTGCACAGTTGGCCAGCTGGTTGCCGCGCCTGCTCTCGGACGAAGCCATCGCCCTGCGCCTGAACCGCTACCAGCAGCAACCCGAAGATCTGGCCGAGCAACTGCCGCGTATCGAGCGGATTCAGGCATGGCTGCGCCTGGCGCGTAACGTGCTGGAAATCCCGGAAGTCGATCGTTTGTACGGTGAACTGAACAAGCTGCAGGAATTGGCCAACCAGCCAATCTCTGAAGATGCCGAGAGCAATGACCTCTTGCTCAACGCTCGCAAGCAGCAAGCGATTGCCGTGTACCAGAACCGCGCCTGGAAGACCCTGCTGCGCGCCTAA
- a CDS encoding YkgJ family cysteine cluster protein, whose translation MMKSNLIAAAEIDRIDTWAKYSAPMCGSCISSCCTLPVEVKIKDLIRIGIVDEFEMGDPPKNIAKRLQKEGIVERFNQKSGIFTLQRMSNNDCLYLDRKSRMCTIYEKRPDTCRNHPRIGPRPGYCAYVPKAVERKNSSEKLMVF comes from the coding sequence CTGATGAAGTCCAACCTGATCGCCGCCGCGGAAATCGACCGTATCGATACCTGGGCCAAATACTCCGCGCCCATGTGCGGTTCCTGCATTTCCAGCTGCTGCACGCTGCCGGTCGAGGTCAAAATCAAAGACCTGATCCGCATCGGCATCGTCGATGAGTTTGAGATGGGCGATCCGCCGAAGAACATCGCCAAACGCCTGCAGAAAGAAGGCATCGTGGAGCGCTTCAATCAGAAGTCCGGGATTTTCACCCTGCAGCGCATGAGCAATAACGACTGCTTGTACCTGGATCGCAAGTCGCGCATGTGCACCATTTACGAAAAGCGCCCGGACACTTGCCGCAACCACCCACGGATTGGCCCGCGCCCGGGTTATTGCGCCTATGTGCCCAAAGCGGTTGAACGCAAAAACAGCAGCGAGAAACTGATGGTGTTTTAA
- the thiI gene encoding tRNA uracil 4-sulfurtransferase ThiI, translating into MKLIVKVFPEITIKSRPVRMRFVRQLAKNIRAVLRDLDPAVVVTGVWDNIELQTRVSDPKALKEMTARLSCMPGITHFLQVDEYPLGDFDDVVEKCKLHFGDALAGKIFSVRCKRGGKHPFTSMEIEKYVGSKLRRECGAAGIDLKNPQIEVRFEIRDQRLFVIHSQHDSIGGFPLGSLEQTLVLMSGGFDSTVAAYQIMRRGLMSHFCFFNLGGRAHELGVMEVAHYIWKKYGSSQRVLFVSVPFEEVLGEILGKVDNSHMGVILKRMMLRAATRIAERLDIEVLVTGEAISQVSSQTLPNLSLIDSATDKLVLRPLIASHKQDIIDQAVEIGTADFAKHMPEYCGVISVNPKTHAKRNRVEYEEQQFDMAVLERALERAKLVPIDRVIDELGQDLQVEEVSEVLAGQIVIDIRHPDAQEDQPLELAGIEVQALPFYALNSRFKELDDTRQYLLYCDKGVMSRLHAHHLLSEGHANVRVYRPS; encoded by the coding sequence ATGAAACTAATCGTAAAAGTCTTCCCCGAAATCACTATTAAGAGCCGTCCGGTTCGGATGCGTTTCGTCCGCCAATTGGCTAAAAACATCCGCGCTGTGCTCCGCGATCTGGATCCGGCTGTGGTGGTGACGGGCGTGTGGGACAACATCGAGCTGCAAACGCGCGTAAGTGACCCCAAAGCCCTGAAGGAGATGACTGCGCGCCTTAGCTGCATGCCGGGCATCACCCATTTCCTGCAAGTCGACGAGTACCCGCTGGGTGACTTCGATGACGTGGTTGAAAAGTGCAAATTGCACTTCGGTGATGCGCTGGCGGGCAAGATTTTTTCCGTGCGTTGCAAGCGCGGCGGCAAGCACCCGTTTACTTCGATGGAAATCGAGAAATACGTCGGCAGCAAGCTGCGTCGTGAATGCGGTGCGGCAGGAATTGACCTGAAAAATCCGCAAATTGAAGTCCGCTTCGAAATTCGCGACCAACGGTTGTTTGTGATTCACAGCCAGCACGACAGCATCGGCGGCTTCCCGCTGGGCTCTCTGGAACAGACCTTGGTGTTGATGTCCGGTGGTTTCGATTCTACCGTTGCGGCCTACCAGATCATGCGTCGCGGCCTGATGAGCCACTTTTGCTTCTTCAACCTGGGCGGACGTGCCCATGAACTGGGCGTGATGGAAGTCGCGCACTATATATGGAAGAAGTACGGCAGCTCGCAGCGCGTGCTGTTTGTCAGCGTTCCGTTCGAAGAAGTTTTGGGCGAAATTCTCGGCAAAGTCGATAACAGTCATATGGGCGTCATTTTGAAGCGTATGATGTTGCGCGCTGCAACCCGTATCGCTGAGCGTCTCGATATCGAAGTGCTGGTAACCGGCGAAGCGATTTCCCAGGTATCGAGCCAGACCCTGCCCAATTTGTCGCTGATTGACTCGGCTACTGACAAATTGGTCCTGCGTCCACTGATCGCGAGCCACAAGCAGGACATCATTGATCAGGCGGTTGAAATCGGTACGGCCGATTTTGCCAAGCACATGCCTGAATATTGCGGGGTGATTTCGGTCAACCCCAAGACCCACGCCAAACGCAACCGCGTGGAGTACGAAGAACAACAGTTCGATATGGCCGTGCTCGAGCGTGCACTTGAGCGGGCCAAACTGGTGCCGATTGATCGGGTGATCGATGAATTGGGCCAGGACTTGCAAGTCGAAGAGGTCAGCGAAGTGCTGGCGGGCCAGATCGTGATAGACATCCGTCACCCGGATGCTCAGGAAGATCAACCGCTGGAACTGGCTGGCATCGAAGTACAAGCGTTGCCGTTCTATGCATTGAACAGCCGCTTCAAGGAACTGGATGACACCCGTCAGTACCTGTTGTATTGCGACAAAGGCGTGATGAGTCGCCTGCATGCTCACCATTTGCTCAGTGAGGGACATGCCAATGTGCGCGTTTATCGACCGAGCTAA
- a CDS encoding class 1 fructose-bisphosphatase: MSRVTLSRYLIEQTRSNNTPADLRFLIEVVARACKEISHAVSKGALGGVLGSMGTENVQGEVQKKLDVISNEILLEANEWGGHLAGMASEEMDNAYQIPGKYPKGAYLLVFDPLDGSSNIDINAPVGTIFSVLRCPNEYLTQNEPLNEKAFLQPGTQQVAAGYAIYGPQTMLVLTLGDGVKGFTLDREMGSFVLTHEDITIPESTQEFAINMSNQRHWEAPVQRYVDELLAGEEGPLEKNYNMRWVAAMVADVHRILTRGGLFMYPRDSREPSKPGKLRLMYEANPMSFLVEQAGGTSTDGHQRILDIQPEGLHQRVAVFLGSKEEVARVTSYHNK; the protein is encoded by the coding sequence ATGTCCCGCGTTACCCTGAGTCGCTATTTGATCGAGCAGACCCGCAGCAACAACACGCCTGCTGATTTGCGTTTCCTCATCGAAGTGGTGGCGCGTGCTTGCAAAGAGATCAGCCACGCCGTGTCCAAAGGCGCCCTGGGTGGTGTTCTGGGCAGCATGGGCACCGAAAACGTGCAAGGTGAGGTGCAGAAGAAGCTCGACGTGATTTCCAACGAAATCCTGCTTGAAGCAAACGAGTGGGGCGGTCACCTGGCCGGTATGGCGTCCGAAGAAATGGACAATGCCTACCAGATCCCGGGCAAATACCCGAAAGGCGCATACCTGTTGGTATTCGACCCGCTGGACGGTTCGTCGAACATCGATATCAACGCCCCGGTCGGTACTATCTTCTCGGTGCTGCGTTGCCCGAACGAATACCTGACCCAGAACGAGCCTTTGAATGAAAAGGCCTTCCTGCAGCCGGGCACGCAGCAGGTAGCTGCCGGTTACGCCATTTATGGTCCTCAGACCATGCTGGTGCTGACCTTGGGCGATGGCGTCAAAGGCTTCACCCTGGACCGTGAAATGGGCAGCTTCGTACTGACCCACGAAGACATCACCATTCCTGAGAGCACCCAGGAATTCGCCATCAACATGTCCAACCAGCGTCACTGGGAAGCTCCGGTACAACGCTATGTTGACGAGTTGCTGGCTGGCGAAGAAGGCCCGCTGGAAAAGAACTACAACATGCGCTGGGTTGCCGCGATGGTTGCCGACGTACACCGGATCCTGACCCGTGGCGGTCTGTTCATGTACCCGCGTGACAGCCGCGAGCCGTCCAAGCCGGGCAAATTGCGTTTGATGTATGAAGCCAACCCGATGTCGTTCCTCGTGGAGCAGGCTGGCGGTACTTCCACTGACGGCCACCAGCGTATCCTCGACATCCAGCCGGAAGGCCTGCACCAGCGTGTAGCGGTGTTCCTGGGCTCGAAAGAAGAAGTGGCACGCGTGACCTCGTACCACAACAAGTAA
- the argE gene encoding acetylornithine deacetylase encodes MPLPSMKEQFAALIGTASVSCTQPHLDQSNRGVIDLLATWLAELGFSCDIQQVSPGKFNLLASFGSGPGGLVLAGHSDTVPYDEALWQTDPLKLTEVDNRWVGLGSCDMKGFFALVIEAVRPLLDQPFKQPLLILATCDEETSMAGARALVEAGRPLGRAAVIGEPTGLKPIRMHKGVMMERIDILGRSGHSSDPSLGHSALEAMHDAISELKGLRQQWLNEYRNPQFSVPQPTLNFGCIHGGDNPNRICGQCSLEFDLRPLPGMDPNELRAIIRGKLQPLAERHQVKIDFAPIAAGVPPFEQAADVELVRVAERLTGHRAQAVAFGTEAPYLQQLGCETIVLGPGDISCAHQPGEHLEMSRLKPTVRLLSQLIEHYCLT; translated from the coding sequence ATGCCTTTACCTTCCATGAAAGAGCAATTCGCTGCCTTGATCGGCACTGCATCGGTCAGTTGCACCCAGCCTCATCTGGATCAATCCAATCGAGGGGTGATCGATTTGTTGGCCACCTGGCTCGCCGAGCTGGGTTTTAGTTGCGATATCCAGCAGGTCAGCCCGGGGAAATTCAACTTGCTCGCCAGCTTTGGCAGCGGCCCCGGGGGGCTGGTGCTGGCGGGGCACAGCGATACCGTGCCTTATGACGAAGCGCTGTGGCAGACCGATCCGCTGAAACTGACAGAAGTCGACAATCGCTGGGTAGGCCTTGGCAGTTGTGACATGAAGGGGTTTTTCGCGCTGGTGATCGAGGCCGTGCGCCCGCTGCTCGATCAGCCGTTCAAGCAGCCACTGCTGATTTTGGCCACGTGCGACGAAGAAACCTCGATGGCCGGTGCCCGGGCTCTGGTCGAAGCCGGGCGCCCGCTGGGACGTGCTGCGGTGATCGGCGAGCCAACCGGGCTCAAGCCGATCCGCATGCACAAAGGCGTGATGATGGAGCGTATCGACATTCTGGGGCGTAGCGGCCATTCCTCCGACCCTAGCCTTGGTCACAGCGCTCTGGAAGCCATGCACGATGCGATCAGCGAACTCAAGGGTCTGCGTCAGCAATGGCTCAACGAATACCGCAACCCGCAGTTCAGCGTGCCGCAGCCGACCCTGAACTTTGGCTGCATTCACGGTGGCGACAATCCAAACCGCATTTGCGGTCAATGTTCGCTGGAGTTTGACCTGCGGCCTTTGCCGGGCATGGACCCGAACGAACTGCGGGCGATCATTCGGGGCAAATTGCAGCCTTTGGCCGAGCGCCATCAAGTGAAGATCGATTTCGCTCCGATTGCTGCCGGTGTCCCGCCATTTGAGCAGGCGGCCGATGTTGAACTGGTACGTGTAGCCGAGCGCCTCACCGGACATCGCGCACAAGCAGTGGCGTTTGGCACGGAAGCGCCTTATCTTCAGCAGCTTGGCTGCGAAACCATTGTGCTGGGCCCCGGCGACATCAGTTGTGCTCATCAGCCGGGAGAACACCTGGAAATGTCACGTTTGAAGCCGACAGTGCGTCTATTAAGCCAGTTGATCGAACACTATTGTCTGACCTGA
- a CDS encoding glycogen/starch/alpha-glucan phosphorylase, with the protein MPQEPLVRDAQVAAFRAAVVAKLTYAVGKDPDHAFDHDWFEAIALAARDHMVEHWMDHTRQIYRKDQKRVYYLSLEFLIGRLLYDSLSNLGLLEVARQAMTELGVDLERIRLLEPDAALGNGGLGRLAACFMESMSTLGIAAHGYGIRYEHGLFRQSIVDGWQQEQTENWLDFGNPWEFERAEVLYSIGFGGAVETRQDEHGQSRQVWEPSETVRAIAYDTPVVGWRGASVNTLRLWRARALHDLNLGRFNAGDHLGAVAEVVRAESISRVLYPADSNEAGQELRLRQEFFFVSASLQDLLRRHLHVHDTLLNLAEHVSIQLNDTHPSIAVAELMRILVDEHAIEWQTAWKITVDTLSYTNHTLLPEALETWPVGLMERMLPRHMQIIYLINGYHIDSLRDKGVHDFDVLRAVSLIEEENGRRVRMGNLAFLGSHSVNGVSGLHTQLMRSTVFSELHKLYPNRINNKTNGVTFRRWLFQANPPLTAMLVEALGPDVLDETEYKLIKLEPFAEREDFRRQFAAQRLQSKCTLAALIYERLGIVVNPEAMFDVQVKRIHEYKRQLLNLLHTVALYQAIRAEPGNHWVPRVKIFAGKAAASYEQAKLIIKLANDIARTVNNDPTVRGLLKVVFIPNYNVSLAESIIPAADLSEQISTAGFEASGTSNMKFGLNGALTIGTLDGANVEMCERVGADNMFIFGLSAEQVEARKRNGEFHAGPDVAASHRLNDVLQAIRGGVFSHDDQARYTGFVDSLIDYDRFLVCADFDAYWAAQMRVETLWHDRDAWWRKAVLNTARMGWFSSDRTIREYATEIWKAL; encoded by the coding sequence ATGCCCCAGGAACCGCTTGTTCGTGACGCACAGGTGGCGGCTTTTCGTGCCGCTGTGGTAGCCAAACTGACTTACGCGGTGGGCAAGGACCCGGATCACGCGTTTGACCATGACTGGTTCGAAGCTATCGCACTGGCTGCCCGCGACCATATGGTCGAGCACTGGATGGACCATACGCGGCAGATTTATCGCAAGGACCAAAAGCGGGTGTACTACCTGTCGCTGGAATTTCTGATCGGGCGCCTGCTGTATGACAGCCTGAGCAATTTGGGGCTGCTGGAGGTCGCGCGCCAGGCAATGACCGAGCTTGGGGTCGATCTGGAGCGCATCCGCCTGCTGGAGCCCGATGCGGCGCTTGGCAACGGCGGACTGGGTCGTCTGGCCGCTTGCTTTATGGAAAGCATGTCGACCCTGGGCATCGCCGCCCATGGTTACGGCATCCGTTATGAGCACGGGTTGTTCCGGCAGAGCATCGTCGACGGCTGGCAGCAGGAGCAAACCGAGAACTGGCTGGACTTCGGTAACCCTTGGGAGTTTGAGCGCGCCGAAGTGCTGTACTCGATCGGCTTTGGCGGTGCGGTTGAAACCCGGCAGGATGAGCACGGCCAGTCACGGCAGGTCTGGGAGCCCAGCGAGACGGTGAGGGCCATCGCCTATGACACCCCCGTCGTGGGCTGGCGCGGTGCCAGTGTCAACACCTTGCGGCTGTGGCGCGCCAGGGCGCTGCATGACCTGAACCTGGGGCGTTTCAACGCCGGTGACCATCTGGGTGCGGTGGCCGAGGTGGTGCGCGCCGAAAGTATTTCCCGTGTGCTGTATCCGGCAGACAGCAACGAGGCCGGGCAGGAGCTGCGCCTGCGCCAGGAGTTTTTCTTTGTTTCGGCCTCGCTGCAGGATCTGTTGCGCAGGCACTTGCACGTTCACGACACGCTGCTGAACCTGGCCGAGCATGTGTCCATCCAGCTCAACGACACTCATCCCTCGATCGCCGTTGCGGAATTGATGCGCATCCTGGTCGATGAACACGCCATCGAGTGGCAAACCGCCTGGAAAATCACTGTCGACACCTTGTCGTACACCAATCACACCTTGCTCCCCGAAGCACTTGAAACCTGGCCTGTCGGGTTGATGGAGCGCATGTTGCCGCGCCATATGCAGATCATCTACCTGATCAATGGCTATCACATCGATTCTCTGCGCGACAAAGGGGTGCATGATTTCGATGTGCTGCGTGCCGTGTCGCTGATTGAAGAGGAAAACGGCCGCCGGGTACGCATGGGTAATCTGGCGTTTCTCGGCTCCCACAGCGTCAACGGCGTATCCGGGTTGCACACTCAGTTGATGCGCAGCACGGTTTTCTCCGAGTTGCACAAGCTCTATCCGAACCGGATCAATAACAAGACCAATGGCGTGACCTTCCGCCGCTGGCTGTTTCAGGCCAACCCGCCATTGACCGCGATGCTGGTTGAAGCGCTGGGGCCCGATGTCCTTGATGAAACCGAGTACAAGCTGATCAAGCTGGAGCCTTTTGCCGAACGCGAAGATTTTCGCAGGCAATTTGCCGCGCAGCGCCTGCAAAGCAAGTGCACCTTGGCAGCGCTGATCTATGAGCGCCTGGGTATCGTGGTCAATCCTGAAGCGATGTTCGATGTGCAGGTCAAACGGATTCACGAGTACAAGCGCCAACTGCTCAACCTGTTGCACACCGTCGCGCTGTACCAGGCCATTCGCGCCGAGCCGGGCAACCACTGGGTGCCCCGGGTCAAGATTTTCGCGGGCAAGGCGGCGGCCAGTTATGAGCAGGCCAAGCTCATCATTAAACTGGCCAACGATATCGCCCGCACGGTGAACAACGATCCGACCGTACGCGGCCTGCTCAAAGTGGTGTTTATCCCCAACTACAACGTCAGCCTGGCCGAAAGCATCATTCCGGCTGCGGATCTGTCCGAGCAGATATCCACTGCAGGTTTCGAAGCCTCGGGTACCAGCAACATGAAGTTCGGCCTCAACGGAGCGTTGACCATCGGCACCCTGGATGGCGCCAACGTGGAGATGTGCGAGCGGGTTGGCGCCGATAACATGTTTATTTTCGGCCTCAGCGCAGAGCAGGTCGAAGCCCGCAAGCGCAATGGCGAGTTTCACGCCGGGCCTGATGTTGCCGCCTCCCATCGACTCAATGACGTATTGCAGGCCATTCGCGGCGGGGTCTTTTCCCATGACGACCAGGCGCGGTACACCGGCTTTGTAGACTCTCTGATTGATTACGACCGTTTTCTGGTCTGCGCGGATTTCGATGCGTACTGGGCTGCCCAGATGCGGGTTGAAACCCTGTGGCACGACAGGGACGCCTGGTGGCGCAAAGCCGTGCTCAATACGGCGCGCATGGGCTGGTTCTCCTCTGACCGCACCATTCGCGAGTATGCGACTGAAATCTGGAAAGCGTTGTAG
- the typA gene encoding translational GTPase TypA, whose product MIENLRNIAIIAHVDHGKTTLVDKLLRQSGTLERGELNDERVMDSNDQEKERGITILAKNTAINWNGYHINIVDTPGHADFGGEVERVMSMVDSVLLLVDAQDGPMPQTRFVTKKAFEAGLRPIVVINKVDRPGARPDWVLDQIFDLFDNLGATEEQLDFKVVYASALNGIAGLDHTDMAEDMTPLYQAIVDHVPAPKVDRDGPFQMQISALDYNSFLGIIGVGRIARGRVKPNTQVVAIDADGKRRNGRILKLMGHHGLHRIDVEEAAAGDIVCISGFDQLFISDTLCDPLNVEAMKPLTVDEPTVSMTFQVNDSPFCGREGKFVTSRNIKERLDKELLYNVALRVEEGDTADKFKVSGRGELHLSVLIETMRREGFEMGVGRPEVIIRMVDGVKHEPYENVTIDLPEESQGAIMEQIGIRKGDLTNMVPDGKGRVRLEYNIPARGLIGFRNEFLTLTSGAGILTSIFDRYDVMKSGDMSGRQNGVLVSVATGKALTYSLETLQARGKLFLGHGEDVYEGQIVGINSRDNDLGVNPTKGKKLDNMRASGKDETIALVPPIRFTLEQALEFVQEDELCEVTPKSIRLRKKILGESERTRASKKSSK is encoded by the coding sequence GTGATCGAAAATCTACGTAACATCGCCATCATTGCTCACGTTGACCACGGTAAAACCACCCTGGTAGACAAACTCTTGCGTCAATCCGGCACTCTGGAACGCGGCGAGCTCAACGACGAGCGCGTGATGGACTCCAACGACCAGGAAAAAGAGCGCGGCATTACCATTCTTGCCAAGAACACCGCTATCAACTGGAACGGCTACCACATCAACATCGTGGACACCCCGGGCCACGCCGACTTCGGCGGCGAAGTTGAACGTGTAATGTCGATGGTTGACTCCGTTCTGCTGCTGGTTGACGCTCAAGACGGCCCTATGCCGCAAACCCGTTTCGTGACCAAGAAGGCTTTCGAAGCCGGCCTGCGTCCAATCGTGGTTATCAACAAGGTTGACCGTCCAGGCGCACGTCCGGACTGGGTTCTGGATCAAATCTTCGACCTGTTCGACAACCTGGGTGCTACCGAAGAACAGCTGGACTTCAAAGTGGTTTACGCCTCTGCCCTGAACGGTATTGCTGGTCTTGACCACACCGACATGGCTGAAGACATGACCCCGCTGTACCAGGCGATTGTTGACCACGTTCCGGCTCCAAAAGTTGACCGTGACGGCCCGTTCCAGATGCAAATCTCGGCACTGGACTACAACAGCTTCCTGGGCATCATCGGCGTTGGCCGTATCGCTCGTGGTCGCGTCAAGCCGAACACCCAGGTTGTAGCTATCGATGCTGACGGCAAGCGCCGTAACGGTCGTATCCTGAAGCTGATGGGTCACCACGGTCTGCACCGTATTGACGTTGAAGAAGCAGCTGCCGGCGACATCGTCTGCATCAGCGGCTTCGACCAGCTGTTCATCTCCGACACTCTGTGCGACCCACTGAACGTCGAAGCGATGAAGCCGCTGACCGTTGACGAACCTACCGTTTCGATGACCTTCCAGGTTAACGACTCGCCGTTCTGCGGCCGTGAAGGCAAGTTCGTAACCAGCCGTAACATCAAGGAACGTCTGGACAAAGAATTGCTCTACAACGTTGCTCTGCGCGTTGAAGAAGGCGACACCGCTGACAAGTTCAAAGTGTCGGGTCGTGGTGAGCTGCACTTGTCCGTACTGATCGAAACCATGCGTCGCGAAGGCTTCGAAATGGGTGTTGGTCGTCCGGAAGTAATCATCCGCATGGTTGACGGCGTTAAGCACGAACCGTACGAAAACGTAACCATCGACCTGCCAGAAGAATCGCAGGGCGCAATCATGGAACAGATCGGTATCCGTAAAGGCGATCTGACCAACATGGTTCCGGATGGCAAGGGCCGTGTTCGTCTTGAATACAACATCCCTGCACGTGGCCTGATCGGTTTCCGTAACGAGTTCCTGACTCTGACTTCGGGCGCTGGCATCCTGACCTCGATCTTCGACCGTTACGACGTGATGAAGTCGGGCGACATGTCCGGCCGTCAGAACGGCGTTCTGGTTTCGGTTGCTACCGGTAAGGCTCTGACTTACTCGCTCGAAACCCTGCAGGCTCGCGGCAAACTGTTCCTGGGTCACGGTGAAGACGTGTACGAAGGTCAAATCGTCGGCATCAACAGCCGCGACAACGACCTGGGCGTTAACCCAACCAAAGGCAAGAAGCTCGACAACATGCGTGCTTCGGGTAAAGACGAAACCATCGCTCTGGTTCCGCCTATCCGCTTCACACTGGAGCAAGCTCTGGAATTCGTTCAAGAAGACGAATTGTGCGAAGTGACGCCTAAGTCCATCCGTCTTCGCAAGAAGATCCTGGGCGAAAGCGAGCGTACCCGCGCTAGCAAGAAAAGCAGCAAATAA